A stretch of the Aphis gossypii isolate Hap1 chromosome 2, ASM2018417v2, whole genome shotgun sequence genome encodes the following:
- the LOC114125596 gene encoding acetyl-coenzyme A transporter 1-like, whose translation MTLPKQEDEPTKSVVKNELILAKTNLKGDWPNIILLLLFYLMQGLPLGLYTAISILLQNKKNITYNDQALFGMATWPFSLKLLWAPLVDSFYVRKIGRRKSWLIPVQFLLGACFFYMANSIDDLLPEMGKPNILKLTAVVILCTFLAATQDIVVDGWALNLLQKNNVGYASTCATVGQVMGATLSAIFLILFTSEDFSNKYLRIMPSVGGIMTMRSLFLVLAIVFVAITALIAIFKNEKDFTLEDNEIKLNTFQNYILLWDIFKLPSIRILAIALLTWMIGLSPSDEVVNLKLIDVGVPKNNIMIIQTGMNVMQIIIPVIAVKYTTGPKPMSIYLNIIPFKLFWNFSFLIFVYCASKLPKNNGVVDIPIYYYAILVLIQSINIIQFNILITTLVAFYCRISDDRFGGTYMTLLNTLSNLGRQLAKTVLYSSIDLLTVKECTFDSKNNCSTSHLQNVCKSNGGDCMTIVNGYYVETIVFTIFGFIWYSIFKNIIKQLQCKSPSDWKVKMNIQEPENYLNS comes from the exons ATGACTTTGCCAAAACAGGAAGATGAACCGACTAAATCGGTAGTGAAAAACGAATTGATTTTAGCCAAAACCAATTTGAAAGGAGATTGgccgaatattattttattattattgttttacttaatGCAAGGGCTGCCACTAGGCTTATACACTGCTATTTCAATTCttctacaaaacaaaaaaaatataacttacaatGATCAG gcTTTATTTGGGATGGCTACATGGCCGTTTagcctaaaattattatgggcTCCTTTGGTAGATTCATTTTATGTACGAAAAATAGGTAGGCGCAAGTCTTGGCTCATTCCAGTTCagtttttattag GAGCATGCTTTTTTTATATGGCTAACAGTATCGATGACTTGTTACCTGAAATGGGAAAACCAAACATACTTAAGCTAACAGctgtagttatattatgtactttctTAGCTGCTACCCAAGATATAGTAGTGGATGGTTGGGCATTAAATTTACTAcaaaa AAACAATGTGGGCTATGCATCTACATGTGCTACAGTTGGTCAAGTAATGGGTGCAACGTTGAGCGCCATATTCCTCATTCTGTTTACATCAGAGGACTttagtaataagtatttaaggaTAATGCCTAGTGTAGGAGGAATAATGACTATGAGAA gttTATTTCTGGTTTTGGCAATTGTATTTGTGGCAATCACAGCAttaattgcaatttttaaaaacgaaaaagatTTCACATTAGAGGATAATGAAATTAAgcttaatacatttcaaaactatattcTTTTATgggacatttttaaattacccaGTATTCGAATATTGGCAATAGCATTGTTGACATGGATG attgGATTATCTCCAAGTGATGAAGTGGTGAACTTAAAACTTATAGATGTTGGTGtaccaaaaaataacattatgattATACAAACAGGAATGAATGTCatgcaaattattataccagTGATTGCAGTAAAATACACCACAGGTCCAAAACCAATGAGCATTTATCTAAACATTATTCCCTTCaa attaTTTTGGAACTTCTCGTttcttatatttgtttattgtgcATCAAAGCTACCAAAAAATAACGGTGTCGTAGATATTCCAATTTACTATTATGCGATATTAGTGTTGatacaatcaataaatatt atccaatttaatatattgataacaaCTTTAGTAGCTTTTTATTGTCGAATAAGTGATGATCGTTTTGGTGGTACATACATGACTTTATTGAACACTCTTTCAAATTTAGGACGCCAATTGGCAAAAACGGTTTTATATAGctcaattgatttattaacagTCAAAGAATGCACAtttgattcaaaaaataattgttctacTTCGCATCTTCAAAAT gTGTGTAAATCGAATGGAGGGGATTGTATGACAATAGTTAATGGATATTACGTTGaaacaattgtatttacaatttttggaTTCATCtggtatagtatttttaaaaatataatcaaacaaCTGCAATGTAAGAGTCCATCTGATTGGAAAGTTAAGATGAATATTCAAGAACCAGAAAATTACCTAAAttcttaa